The following coding sequences are from one Nymphalis io chromosome 17, ilAglIoxx1.1, whole genome shotgun sequence window:
- the LOC126774691 gene encoding CHH-like protein isoform X1: MHLSSVQVCALLTLTLAAAAPPSTSHHVARRSFFNLQCKGVYDAAIFARLDRICDDCYNLFREPQLYALCRSKCFTSPYFKGCMESLYLYDEEEQIDQMIDFIGKR, encoded by the exons ATGCATCTAAGTTCAGTGCAAGTGTGCGCGTTGTTGACGCTGACGCTGGCGGCGGCTGCGCCCCCCTCCACGTCGCACCACGTCGCGCGCCGCTCCTTCTTCAACCTGCAATGCAAAGGCGTGTACGACGCAGCCATCTTTGCGCGCCTCGACCGCATCTGCGATGACTGTTACAACCTCTTTAGGGAACCCCAGCTTTATGCCCTTTGCAG GTCGAAATGTTTCACCTCGCCCTACTTCAAGGGTTGCATGGAGTCTTTGTACCTCTACGACGAGGAGGAACAGATAGATCAAATGATCGACTTCATCGGGAAACGCTAA
- the LOC126774691 gene encoding ion transport peptide-like isoform X2 codes for MHLSSVQVCALLTLTLAAAAPPSTSHHVARRSFFNLQCKGVYDAAIFARLDRICDDCYNLFREPQLYALCRKDCFTTDYFKGCVEVLQETDQLELFKTYIKQLHGADPGI; via the exons ATGCATCTAAGTTCAGTGCAAGTGTGCGCGTTGTTGACGCTGACGCTGGCGGCGGCTGCGCCCCCCTCCACGTCGCACCACGTCGCGCGCCGCTCCTTCTTCAACCTGCAATGCAAAGGCGTGTACGACGCAGCCATCTTTGCGCGCCTCGACCGCATCTGCGATGACTGTTACAACCTCTTTAGGGAACCCCAGCTTTATGCCCTTTGCAG GAAAGACTGTTTTACGACAGATTACTTCAAAGGCTGCGTGGAGGTACTGCAAGAGACCGATCAGCTCGAACTCTTCAAGacgtatataaaacaattacacGGGGCGGATCCAGGGATTTAG